The Borreliella spielmanii DNA segment TATTTATAGAAAAGAAAATGTAGAAAACGCGTTTATTCCCATTATAGGATATAATAACACTTACCTTTTTGAAGGCAAAGCAAACAACCAAAAAGTTAATTTATTATTAAAAGGTATTAATCAAACTATTCAACTCCCTTTTTTGACCAAAATAAGCTATTCAAATATCAAAATGATCAATAAAGCCGATACAAAAACTAGTGCAAATTTAAATGTAAACATTAAAACAACAAATAGGATGCTGCTAAATCTGCGTACAAAAATCTACGAAGAAATAATCTTAACAAATTCAAATCAAATAAAAACCATCAACAATAAACAAAAAATTCTAAAAACGTTAAGATCTTTTATTGAAAATGAAAACGGATTGGGGGGCAAAATACGGTTAATCTTTTTAGAAAAAACAAATTTCTTGACTAAAAATTCAAATTCAAATGGCTTAGACTTCATTTTAAATGACATCAATATTATACAAGAAAATAGCTATATCAGAATTGATATCAGTCTATTAGAGGATAACATTGAAAAAAAATACTTGCCCCAACCCCCAAACATAAACCCATTTCTTAAAAAGATCACCTTGGTATAAATTTTTTAATCAAATAAATTGCTGTAATTAATCCTAAATACATAATCTAACAACTCTTAATAAACACTCTGCTAAGAGTTTCCAATATATAACCGAACTCCTTGAAACTAACACACAATATATAATAAAATAAAGCTAATGAGGTACTTATGTTAAGTATTAATGGTGTAAGACTTTATTCTTTAAAAGAATTCCAAAATATACTAGAAGATTCTTATAATCTTTCAATTAGTAAAAATACTATATCTAAAAAATCAAAAATTTTAAAATGCGCAATCCGTGTAGATAACCGTCCTTATCTTTTAGAAGATTTTTGTACATATTTTTTAATGGATTTCAGAAGACCCAAGCCCATAACAAATAGCATAAAAGAAACAATCCAATTAAGAATTGAGCAAGCAAAAAAAATAATGAACCGAAAATCTACAAAACATGAAATACAAATTGTTTCTAACCCCATAGGTCATACCTTATAATCCATTTTATTGACATTTTAAAAACATTGTTATAAAATATGGTTAAAAGCTAGTTATTTTGTTTGTAATACAATAAAAACTTAGAGTGCAGATAGAATAATTGGAAAAGCTTCTGAACCTACAACAAATTTCACTTCAGAAGCCAGGATAAGATAATGATAATAAAAATAAAAAATAATGTCAATAAAAATTTTAACAATCTCATAACTTTAGAAGAGCTTATAAAGCACAACCAAAAAAACACAACCTCTAATTTAATAGAACTAAAGCAATCAAGACTAAAATCATATTTAACTAAAAAAAAGGCCATATACCAAAGAATACTTAAGGTATGCTGGGCAATTGATCTTAAAAACAAAGAATACTATAAATCCAACAAACTTAGAACATATTCTACAATAGAAATATATAATATAGTTAATAAATGCCTTGCTAAAGATAATCAAAAAATATCAATCAGAACTTTAGAATATGATATATCATTTTTAAATCAAGTACTGTTAATAACAACTAAACTAAAACATTTAGGCAAAGATAATGGAAGCTTTGCATTTTATATACAAAATAAAAATCTTTGGAAACACCGTTTTACAATTATTCAAGAAGCAATTAATAAAGAAATCAAAGAATATTTAAAAGATAAAAAAATAGTATCTAATTTCTCTAAAGAAATTGACAATGCTATTAACAAAACCAATATAAAAAATATAAAATCTAAAAGCTCAATTGCAGATGAATCAATTGCAGATGTTATACCTAAAGGTATAAAGGATATAGATAAGATAAAGAATTCTACAAAAATAGATAATAAAAAAATAAAGAAAATGTCCTATAAAGAATATATTGCAAGCAAGCTAGTAAAAGTTCATAAAATAGAAAAATTTCAAATAACAAAAATATTAAAAATAAGCAACAATGAAAAAACTTACATAAATGCATTAAGAAACTTAAAGTCAGCAATAGAAAAATATAGTAAAGAATACAAAATTGAGGACATTTCAAATCATTTTATAAAA contains these protein-coding regions:
- a CDS encoding plasmid maintenance protein, giving the protein MIIKIKNNVNKNFNNLITLEELIKHNQKNTTSNLIELKQSRLKSYLTKKKAIYQRILKVCWAIDLKNKEYYKSNKLRTYSTIEIYNIVNKCLAKDNQKISIRTLEYDISFLNQVLLITTKLKHLGKDNGSFAFYIQNKNLWKHRFTIIQEAINKEIKEYLKDKKIVSNFSKEIDNAINKTNIKNIKSKSSIADESIADVIPKGIKDIDKIKNSTKIDNKKIKKMSYKEYIASKLVKVHKIEKFQITKILKISNNEKTYINALRNLKSAIEKYSKEYKIEDISNHFIKEFKNKYSKKIWMMNGKTDKINDFNEIWETRFKKTFLNKSSKERYCNNYIRNKKNISNPDNRISVFFSDHKGLKKISKIKVN